Proteins from a single region of Streptomyces sp. HUAS 15-9:
- the aceB gene encoding malate synthase A, giving the protein MSAPAPSPLAIVDAEPLPRQEEVLTDAALAFVAELHRRFTPRRDELLARRAERRAEIARTSTLDFLPETAAIRADDSWRVAPSPEALNDRRVEITGPTDRKMTINALNSGARIWLADFEDASAPTWENVVLGQLNLIDAYTRNIDFTDAGSGKSYALKANDELATVVMRPRGWHLNERHMVVDGEQVPGAFVDFGLYFFHNAQRLLDLGKGPYFYLPKTESHLEARLWNDVFVFAQDHVGIPQGTVRATVLIETITAAYEMEEILYELRDHASGLNAGRWDYLFSIVKNFRDGGPRFVLPDRNAVTMTAPFMRAYTELLVRTCHKRGAHAIGGMAAFIPSRRDEEVNKVAFEKVKADKDREANDGFDGSWVAHPDLVPLAMESFDKVLGDRPNQKDRLREDVHVEAADLIAIDSLGAKPTYAGLVNAVQVGIRYIEAWLRGLGAVAIFNLMEDAATAEISRSQIWQWINAGVEFENGETATPELARKVAAEELAAIREEIGGEAFAAGHWQQAHDLLLQVALDEDYADFLTLPAYQQLTG; this is encoded by the coding sequence ATGTCCGCACCAGCGCCGTCTCCGCTGGCCATCGTCGACGCCGAGCCCCTGCCCCGGCAGGAGGAGGTCCTCACCGACGCGGCGCTCGCCTTCGTGGCCGAGCTGCACCGGCGGTTCACGCCGCGCCGTGACGAGCTCCTCGCCCGCCGCGCGGAGCGCCGCGCCGAGATCGCCCGCACCTCCACGCTCGACTTCCTCCCGGAGACTGCCGCGATCCGCGCCGACGACTCCTGGCGGGTCGCCCCCTCGCCCGAGGCCCTGAACGACCGGCGCGTCGAGATCACCGGCCCCACCGACCGCAAGATGACCATCAACGCCCTGAACTCGGGTGCCAGGATCTGGCTCGCCGATTTCGAGGACGCCTCAGCGCCGACCTGGGAGAACGTCGTCCTGGGCCAGCTGAACCTGATCGACGCCTACACCCGGAACATCGACTTCACGGACGCCGGTTCGGGCAAGTCGTACGCCCTGAAGGCGAATGACGAGCTGGCGACCGTCGTCATGCGGCCCCGTGGCTGGCATCTCAATGAGCGGCACATGGTCGTCGACGGCGAGCAAGTTCCCGGCGCCTTCGTCGACTTCGGGCTCTACTTCTTCCACAACGCCCAGCGGCTGCTCGACCTCGGCAAGGGGCCGTACTTCTACCTCCCGAAGACCGAGTCCCACCTCGAAGCCCGGCTGTGGAACGACGTGTTCGTCTTCGCGCAGGACCATGTCGGCATCCCGCAGGGAACCGTCCGCGCCACCGTGCTCATCGAGACGATCACGGCCGCGTACGAGATGGAGGAGATCCTCTACGAACTCCGCGACCATGCCTCCGGGTTGAACGCCGGCCGCTGGGACTACCTCTTCTCCATCGTCAAGAACTTCCGTGACGGCGGGCCGCGTTTCGTCCTGCCGGACCGCAACGCCGTCACGATGACCGCCCCGTTCATGCGGGCGTACACCGAACTCCTCGTCCGCACCTGCCACAAGCGCGGTGCGCACGCGATCGGCGGCATGGCGGCGTTCATCCCGTCCCGCCGCGACGAGGAGGTCAACAAGGTCGCCTTCGAGAAGGTCAAGGCGGACAAGGACCGCGAGGCGAACGACGGTTTCGACGGCTCCTGGGTCGCCCACCCGGACCTGGTCCCGCTCGCCATGGAGTCCTTCGACAAGGTCCTCGGCGACCGGCCCAACCAGAAGGACCGGCTGCGCGAGGACGTGCACGTCGAGGCGGCCGACCTGATCGCGATCGACTCGCTCGGGGCCAAGCCGACGTACGCGGGTCTGGTCAACGCCGTGCAGGTGGGCATCCGTTACATCGAGGCGTGGCTGCGCGGCCTCGGCGCGGTCGCCATCTTCAACCTCATGGAGGACGCGGCCACCGCCGAGATCTCCCGCTCGCAGATCTGGCAGTGGATCAACGCGGGCGTCGAGTTCGAGAACGGCGAGACGGCGACCCCCGAGCTGGCCCGCAAGGTCGCCGCCGAGGAACTGGCCGCCATCCGTGAGGAGATCGGCGGCGAGGCCTTCGCGGCCGGCCACTGGCAGCAGGCCCACGATCTGCTGCTCCAGGTCGCCCTCGACGAGGACTACGCGGACTTCCTCACCCTGCCCGCGTACCAGCAGCTCACCGGCTGA
- a CDS encoding nucleotidyltransferase family protein, with amino-acid sequence MTDNQGRIAGLLLAAGGGRRLGGRPKALLEHRGRPLVEHAVGVLRTAGCDRIHVVLGARADEVRKRADLSGCVLVDNPGWAEGMGSSLRAGLDSLTGTGARAALVSLVDQPGIGPEAVGRVLAAHEDDRSLVSAAYDGVRGHPVLFGCAHWAGIARTATGDRGARAYLKEHEREIRLVECGDVAEPYDIDTTEDLIHLE; translated from the coding sequence ATGACGGACAACCAAGGCCGGATCGCCGGTCTGCTCCTTGCCGCGGGCGGCGGAAGGCGGCTCGGCGGTCGGCCCAAGGCACTGCTCGAACACCGGGGACGCCCCCTGGTGGAGCACGCGGTCGGGGTGCTGCGCACGGCCGGATGTGATCGCATCCATGTGGTGCTGGGCGCCCGCGCCGACGAGGTCCGGAAACGGGCGGACCTGAGCGGCTGCGTACTCGTGGACAACCCCGGCTGGGCCGAGGGAATGGGGTCCTCGCTGCGAGCGGGGCTCGATTCGCTCACCGGTACGGGCGCCCGCGCGGCCCTGGTCTCGCTGGTCGACCAGCCCGGCATCGGCCCCGAGGCGGTCGGCCGCGTCCTGGCCGCCCACGAGGACGACAGGTCCCTGGTCTCCGCCGCCTACGACGGCGTACGCGGACACCCGGTCCTCTTCGGCTGCGCCCACTGGGCCGGCATCGCCCGCACCGCGACCGGTGACCGGGGCGCCCGCGCCTATCTGAAGGAGCACGAGCGGGAGATCCGGCTCGTCGAGTGCGGCGATGTGGCCGAACCGTACGACATCGACACGACCGAGGATCTGATCCACCTTGAGTGA
- a CDS encoding DUF5955 family protein, which translates to MLRSLGQRPVTGSDEDSRVAELRTAVSRLRRELAAHPAEFPDRCIAEDELAALAAMTSGGIPEIPRLRRSLLLIAGAIGSVSALARGLSEVRDAVDLFGEPPRR; encoded by the coding sequence GTGTTGCGGAGCTTGGGACAGAGGCCGGTGACCGGCAGCGACGAAGACTCGAGAGTGGCGGAACTGCGCACCGCGGTGTCCCGGCTGCGCCGCGAACTCGCCGCACACCCGGCCGAGTTCCCCGACCGCTGCATAGCCGAGGACGAACTGGCGGCCCTGGCCGCGATGACCTCCGGCGGCATCCCCGAGATACCCCGCCTGCGCCGCTCCCTGCTCCTGATCGCGGGCGCGATCGGCTCGGTCAGCGCGCTGGCACGGGGGTTGTCGGAGGTCCGGGACGCGGTGGACCTGTTCGGGGAGCCGCCGCGACGCTGA
- a CDS encoding dihydrofolate reductase family protein, with the protein MGKLVSTMFVTLDGVYQAPGGPQEDTSGGFDQGGWSFPYGDDDFGRFVTEVFDRVGAFLLGRRTYDIFASYWPKMTDPADPIASRLNALPKYVASSTLTAPDWSGTTVIGGDLAKEVTALKEQTDGELQVHGSGALVRSLLSLDLVDTLHLLTFPVVLGAGRRFFQEGATPTKFRHTEGRITAAGVSIQTYDFAGRPDYGSYELPDNA; encoded by the coding sequence ATGGGCAAGCTCGTCTCCACCATGTTCGTCACCCTCGACGGCGTCTACCAGGCGCCGGGCGGCCCCCAGGAAGACACCAGCGGCGGCTTCGACCAGGGCGGCTGGAGCTTTCCGTACGGCGACGACGACTTCGGCCGGTTCGTCACCGAGGTCTTCGACCGCGTCGGCGCCTTCCTGCTCGGGCGCCGTACGTACGACATCTTCGCCTCGTACTGGCCGAAGATGACCGACCCCGCCGACCCGATCGCGTCCAGGCTCAACGCACTCCCCAAGTACGTCGCCTCCTCGACCCTGACCGCGCCCGACTGGTCCGGCACCACGGTCATCGGCGGTGACCTCGCCAAGGAGGTCACCGCCCTCAAGGAACAGACGGACGGCGAGCTCCAGGTCCACGGCAGCGGAGCCCTCGTCCGCTCCCTGCTGTCCCTCGACCTCGTCGACACGCTCCACCTGCTGACCTTCCCGGTCGTCCTCGGCGCCGGCCGCCGCTTCTTCCAGGAGGGCGCCACACCCACCAAGTTCCGCCACACCGAGGGACGGATCACCGCGGCGGGCGTCTCCATCCAGACGTACGACTTCGCGGGCCGCCCCGACTACGGCTCGTACGAGCTTCCGGACAACGCCTAG
- the alc gene encoding allantoicase, with protein sequence MTAQRPSDPAGFTGDANPYGGGDPYADYRTADFPFTHHANLADRQLGAGVIAANDEFFAQRENLLVPGRAEFDPEHFGHKGKIMDGWETRRRRGASAEHPWPTAEDHDWALVRLGAPGVVRGIVVDTAHFRGNYPQAVSVEGTSVPGAPSPQELLGDDVKWTTLVPRTPVGGHAANGFAVSVEQRFTHLRVNQHPDGGIARLRVYGEVVPDPGWLEALGTFDVVALENGGRVEDASDLFYSPATNTIQPGRSRKMDDGWETRRRRDRGNDWISYRLAARSRIRAIEIDTAYLKGNSAGWASVSVRNGDSGDWREILPRTRLQPDTDHRFVLPDPAVGTHARVDIFPDGGISRLRLFGSLTEEGATALAARHQELGG encoded by the coding sequence GTGACGGCACAGCGTCCATCCGATCCGGCCGGCTTCACCGGCGACGCGAACCCCTACGGAGGCGGTGACCCGTACGCGGACTACCGCACCGCCGACTTCCCCTTCACCCACCACGCCAACCTCGCCGACCGGCAGCTCGGCGCCGGTGTCATCGCCGCCAACGACGAGTTCTTCGCCCAGCGGGAGAACCTGCTGGTGCCCGGGCGGGCCGAGTTCGACCCGGAGCACTTCGGGCACAAGGGCAAGATCATGGACGGCTGGGAGACACGCCGCCGCCGCGGGGCCTCCGCCGAGCACCCCTGGCCCACGGCCGAGGACCACGACTGGGCGCTGGTCCGCCTCGGCGCGCCCGGTGTCGTACGGGGCATCGTCGTCGACACGGCCCACTTCCGTGGCAACTACCCGCAGGCGGTGTCGGTCGAGGGCACGTCCGTGCCGGGCGCCCCGTCCCCTCAGGAACTGCTCGGTGACGACGTGAAGTGGACGACCCTCGTCCCGCGCACGCCCGTCGGCGGCCACGCGGCGAACGGCTTCGCCGTCTCGGTGGAACAGCGCTTCACACACCTGCGCGTCAACCAGCACCCCGACGGAGGTATCGCGCGCCTGCGGGTGTACGGCGAGGTCGTGCCCGACCCCGGCTGGCTGGAGGCGCTCGGCACCTTCGACGTGGTCGCCCTGGAGAACGGAGGCCGGGTCGAGGACGCCTCCGACCTCTTCTACTCCCCGGCGACGAACACCATCCAGCCGGGCCGCTCGCGCAAGATGGACGACGGCTGGGAGACACGCCGCCGCCGCGACCGGGGCAACGACTGGATCAGCTACCGGCTGGCCGCCCGGTCCCGGATCCGCGCGATCGAGATCGACACGGCCTATCTGAAGGGCAACAGCGCCGGCTGGGCGTCGGTGTCCGTGCGAAACGGCGACAGCGGCGACTGGCGCGAGATCCTCCCGCGCACCCGCCTCCAGCCCGACACCGACCACCGCTTCGTCCTGCCGGACCCCGCCGTCGGCACGCACGCGCGCGTGGACATCTTCCCCGACGGTGGCATCTCCCGCCTGCGCCTGTTCGGCTCCCTGACGGAGGAAGGAGCCACCGCCCTGGCCGCCCGCCACCAGGAACTGGGCGGCTGA
- a CDS encoding Gfo/Idh/MocA family protein has product MVDGKLCSLIVRTYALTARRVAPHFVSMRIGVIGTGRIGAIHANTLSRHRDVGSLILTDRDPARAQALAHRLGETAAPGVDEIFKWGVDAVVITTATSAHAELIGRAARSGLPVFCEKPIALDLPGTLQALGEVDAAGTVLQMGFQRRFDAGYMGAREAVRSGRLGRLHTVRAMTCDQSPPPVEWLPLSGGLFRDTLIHDFDVVRWVTGREIVDVYATGSDAGPAMFREAGDVDTGAAVLTLDDGTLATATATRLNGAGYDVRMELAGERDTVVVGLDDRTPVASTEPTGPPAADKPWTGFLERFGPAYEAELCAFVDVLHGARANPCDGREVLQALRVAEACERSRRERRPVRLMEIPGGAASALG; this is encoded by the coding sequence ATGGTTGACGGGAAGTTGTGTAGTTTGATTGTCCGGACATACGCATTGACAGCGCGGCGGGTCGCCCCTCACTTTGTTTCCATGCGCATCGGGGTCATCGGCACGGGCCGCATCGGAGCCATTCATGCGAACACGCTCAGCCGCCATCGCGATGTCGGATCACTGATCCTCACGGACCGGGATCCGGCGCGGGCCCAGGCCCTGGCGCACCGTCTGGGAGAGACGGCCGCGCCGGGTGTGGACGAGATCTTCAAGTGGGGCGTGGACGCGGTGGTGATCACCACGGCGACCTCGGCGCACGCCGAGCTGATCGGCCGGGCGGCACGCTCCGGTCTCCCGGTCTTCTGCGAGAAGCCCATCGCCCTCGACCTGCCGGGCACGCTGCAGGCACTCGGCGAGGTCGACGCGGCCGGGACGGTTCTGCAGATGGGGTTCCAACGGCGCTTCGACGCGGGTTACATGGGCGCGCGAGAAGCGGTGCGCTCGGGGCGGCTCGGGCGGCTGCATACGGTCCGGGCGATGACCTGCGACCAGTCCCCTCCCCCGGTCGAGTGGCTACCGCTGTCCGGCGGGCTGTTCCGGGACACCCTGATCCACGACTTCGACGTGGTGCGCTGGGTGACGGGGCGCGAGATCGTCGACGTGTACGCGACCGGGTCGGACGCCGGGCCCGCGATGTTCCGCGAGGCGGGGGACGTCGACACGGGCGCGGCCGTCCTCACCCTGGACGACGGCACCCTGGCCACGGCGACGGCGACCCGGCTGAACGGGGCGGGCTACGACGTCCGCATGGAACTCGCCGGGGAGCGGGACACCGTCGTGGTGGGCCTGGACGACCGTACGCCGGTCGCCTCGACCGAGCCGACCGGACCACCCGCCGCGGACAAGCCGTGGACGGGGTTCCTGGAGCGCTTCGGCCCCGCGTACGAGGCAGAACTGTGCGCCTTCGTGGACGTGCTGCACGGCGCCCGGGCCAACCCCTGCGACGGACGGGAGGTCCTCCAGGCCCTGCGGGTCGCCGAGGCCTGCGAGCGGTCCCGCCGCGAGCGAAGACCCGTACGCCTGATGGAGATCCCCGGCGGCGCCGCGTCCGCGCTCGGCTGA
- a CDS encoding response regulator transcription factor, with protein sequence MTAIRLLLVDDDPLVRAGLSFMLGGADDIEIVGEAADGSEVEAIVDRTLPDVVLMDIRMPSVDGLTATERLRGREDAPQVVVLTTFHADEQVLRALRAGAAGFVLKDTPPAEIVEAVRRVAAGDPVLSPTVTRQLMEHAAGTPADTRRSRARERLAGLNDREREVAVAVGRGLANAQIAAGLFMSVATVKTYVSRILAKLGLNNRVQIALLTYDAGLLEEGEEGNNEHPVR encoded by the coding sequence ATGACTGCGATCAGACTGCTCCTCGTCGACGACGATCCCCTCGTGCGGGCGGGCCTGTCCTTCATGCTGGGCGGGGCCGACGACATCGAGATCGTCGGGGAGGCCGCCGACGGCAGCGAGGTCGAGGCCATCGTCGACCGCACCCTGCCGGACGTCGTCCTGATGGACATCCGTATGCCGTCGGTGGACGGGCTCACGGCCACCGAGCGGCTGCGCGGCCGCGAGGACGCCCCTCAGGTCGTCGTCCTCACCACCTTCCATGCCGACGAACAGGTGCTGCGCGCCCTGCGCGCGGGTGCGGCCGGATTCGTCCTGAAGGACACCCCGCCCGCCGAGATCGTCGAGGCGGTGCGGAGGGTCGCGGCCGGTGATCCCGTCCTGTCGCCCACCGTCACCCGCCAGCTGATGGAGCACGCGGCCGGCACCCCCGCCGACACCCGGCGCTCCCGCGCGCGGGAGCGGCTCGCCGGCCTCAACGACCGCGAACGGGAGGTCGCCGTCGCGGTCGGCCGCGGGCTCGCCAACGCCCAGATCGCCGCCGGGCTGTTCATGAGCGTCGCCACCGTCAAGACGTACGTGTCCCGCATCCTGGCCAAGCTCGGCCTCAACAACCGCGTGCAGATCGCCCTGTTGACCTACGACGCGGGGCTGCTGGAAGAGGGAGAGGAAGGAAACAACGAGCACCCGGTGCGCTAG
- a CDS encoding sensor histidine kinase has protein sequence MSTVSGDEQAQAPQVFVGRRWLFPSAVVHELDPDAGLDGRPPRRTARDWVVDFSCFLLAVALGLAAADTLHHDPHTPHALAVVDQLLGVLACAAVWLRRRWPVGLAVAMIPVGFLSNTSGGAALVTLFTLAVHRPFRYVAWVGGIGLALMPGFYWLRPDPDLPYAAGVTFTTLMTVSVISWGLFVRSKRQLVLSLRDRARRAETEARLRAEQAQRLAREAIAREMHDVLAHRLTLLSVHAGALEFRPDAPREEIARAAGVIRESAHEALQDLREIIGVLRAGESDDTGRPQPTLAALDALVAESREAGMKVSLDNRVTDPAGVPASVGRTAYRIAQEALTNARKHAPGAEVTVTVTGAPGDGLAVSVHNPAPESVPRPVPGSGQGLIGLTERATLAGGRLEHGPTADGGFEVRGRLPWGGA, from the coding sequence TTGTCGACCGTGAGTGGTGACGAACAGGCGCAGGCGCCGCAGGTGTTCGTGGGACGCCGTTGGCTGTTCCCGTCCGCCGTGGTGCACGAACTCGACCCGGACGCCGGACTCGACGGGCGGCCGCCGCGGCGCACCGCGCGCGACTGGGTCGTCGACTTCTCCTGCTTCCTGCTGGCCGTCGCCCTCGGCCTGGCCGCCGCGGACACCCTGCATCACGACCCCCACACGCCCCATGCGCTGGCCGTCGTGGACCAGTTGCTCGGCGTGCTCGCCTGCGCCGCGGTCTGGCTGCGCCGCCGGTGGCCGGTCGGGCTCGCCGTCGCCATGATCCCCGTCGGCTTCCTCTCGAACACCTCGGGCGGCGCCGCTCTGGTCACCCTGTTCACGCTCGCCGTGCACCGCCCCTTCCGGTACGTGGCCTGGGTCGGCGGGATCGGCCTCGCGCTGATGCCGGGCTTCTACTGGCTGCGCCCCGACCCCGACCTGCCCTACGCGGCCGGCGTCACGTTCACCACGCTGATGACCGTCTCGGTCATCAGCTGGGGCCTGTTCGTCCGCTCCAAGCGGCAGCTCGTGCTGAGCCTGCGCGACCGTGCCCGGCGCGCCGAGACGGAGGCGCGGCTGCGTGCCGAGCAGGCGCAGCGTCTCGCCCGGGAGGCCATCGCCCGGGAGATGCACGATGTGCTCGCCCACCGGCTCACCCTGCTGAGCGTGCATGCGGGAGCCCTGGAGTTCCGGCCGGACGCGCCCCGCGAGGAGATCGCCAGGGCCGCCGGTGTGATCCGGGAGAGCGCGCACGAGGCCCTGCAGGACCTGCGCGAGATCATCGGCGTGCTGCGGGCGGGCGAATCCGACGACACCGGCCGCCCCCAGCCGACGCTCGCCGCGCTGGACGCCCTGGTCGCCGAGTCCCGCGAGGCCGGCATGAAGGTCAGCCTCGACAACCGCGTCACCGACCCGGCCGGCGTCCCCGCCTCCGTGGGCCGCACCGCGTACCGCATCGCCCAGGAGGCCCTGACCAACGCCCGCAAGCACGCCCCCGGCGCCGAGGTCACGGTGACCGTCACGGGCGCCCCCGGCGACGGTCTGGCCGTCTCGGTCCACAACCCCGCCCCCGAGTCGGTGCCCCGGCCCGTCCCCGGCTCCGGCCAGGGCCTCATCGGTCTGACCGAGCGCGCGACGCTGGCCGGGGGCCGACTGGAGCACGGACCCACGGCGGACGGCGGGTTCGAGGTAAGGGGCCGACTGCCGTGGGGCGGGGCGTGA
- a CDS encoding IclR family transcriptional regulator, with protein MPSSSASNTGSAKSAGGGVQSLERAFDLLERMADAGGEVGLSELSASSGLPLPTIHRLMRTLVVCGYVRQQPNRRYALGPRLIRLGESASRLLGTWARPYLARLVEETGETANMALLDGDEVVYVAQVPSKHSMRMFTEVGRRVLPHSTGVGKALLAHVPDHEVRALLSRTGMPAATEKTITTPDAFLAALEEVRRLGYAVDDNEQEIGVRCLAVPVPDSPTATAISISGPAGRVTESATDKIVPVLQQIATELSQTLAS; from the coding sequence GTGCCGTCGTCCAGCGCCAGCAACACCGGCTCCGCCAAGTCCGCCGGTGGCGGGGTCCAGTCCCTGGAGCGGGCCTTCGATCTGCTGGAGCGGATGGCCGACGCGGGCGGCGAGGTCGGTCTGAGTGAGCTGTCCGCGAGCAGCGGGCTGCCGTTGCCCACGATCCATCGGCTGATGCGCACGCTGGTCGTCTGCGGCTATGTACGTCAGCAGCCCAACCGCCGCTACGCCCTCGGCCCGCGTCTGATCCGCCTCGGCGAGTCCGCTTCCCGGCTGCTCGGCACCTGGGCCCGGCCCTACCTCGCGCGCCTCGTCGAGGAGACCGGGGAGACGGCGAACATGGCGCTGCTGGACGGCGACGAGGTCGTCTATGTCGCCCAGGTGCCGTCGAAGCACTCGATGCGCATGTTCACCGAGGTGGGCCGGCGGGTTCTGCCGCACTCCACGGGCGTCGGCAAGGCGCTGCTCGCCCATGTCCCCGACCACGAGGTGCGCGCCCTCCTGTCCCGCACCGGCATGCCGGCCGCGACGGAGAAGACCATCACCACGCCGGACGCATTCCTGGCCGCCCTGGAGGAGGTGCGCCGCCTCGGGTACGCCGTGGACGACAACGAGCAGGAGATCGGCGTCCGCTGCCTCGCGGTCCCGGTACCGGACTCCCCCACCGCCACCGCCATCTCCATCTCGGGCCCGGCGGGCCGCGTCACGGAATCGGCAACGGACAAGATCGTGCCGGTACTCCAGCAGATCGCAACGGAACTGTCCCAGACTTTGGCGAGCTGA
- the allB gene encoding allantoinase AllB yields MSDAELVLRSTRVITAEGTRAASVMVSAGKITAVLPYDADVPSAARLADLADDVLLPGLVDTHVHVNDPGRTEWEGFWTATRAAAAGGITTLVDMPLNSLPPTTTVDHLRTKRRVAADKAHVDVGFWGGALPDNVKDLRPLHDAGVFGFKAFLSPSGVDEFPHLDQEQLARSLAEIAEFDGLLIVHAEDPHHLDAAPRHGGPKYADFLASRPRDAEDTAIASLITQAKRLHARVHVLHLSSSDALPLIAAARAEGVRITVETCPHYLTLTAEEVPDGASEFKCCPPIREAANQDLLWQALADGTIDCVVTDHSPSTADLKTDDFATAWGGISGLQLSLAAVWTEARRRGHGLEDVVRWMSTRTAALVGLSEKGAIEAGRDADFAVLAPDETFTVDPAALQHRNRVTAYAGKTLYGVVKSTWLRGERIVADGEFTEPKGRLLTRTP; encoded by the coding sequence GTGTCCGACGCCGAACTGGTACTGCGCTCGACACGCGTCATCACCGCGGAAGGGACGCGGGCCGCCTCGGTCATGGTCTCCGCCGGGAAGATCACGGCCGTACTGCCGTACGACGCCGACGTACCGTCCGCGGCCCGCCTGGCGGACCTCGCCGACGACGTCCTGCTGCCCGGCCTGGTCGACACCCACGTGCACGTCAACGACCCCGGCCGCACCGAGTGGGAGGGCTTCTGGACCGCCACCCGCGCCGCGGCGGCCGGCGGCATCACCACCCTTGTCGACATGCCCCTCAACTCCCTCCCGCCGACCACGACGGTCGACCACCTCCGTACCAAGCGGCGGGTCGCCGCCGACAAGGCCCACGTCGACGTCGGCTTCTGGGGCGGCGCCCTGCCCGACAACGTCAAGGACCTGCGCCCGCTGCACGACGCCGGGGTCTTCGGCTTCAAGGCGTTCCTGTCGCCGTCCGGCGTGGACGAGTTCCCGCACCTCGACCAGGAGCAACTGGCCCGGTCGCTGGCCGAGATCGCCGAATTCGACGGCCTGCTGATCGTGCACGCCGAGGACCCGCACCACCTGGATGCGGCCCCGCGGCACGGCGGCCCCAAGTACGCCGACTTCCTCGCCTCCCGCCCGCGCGACGCCGAGGACACCGCCATCGCGAGCCTGATCACCCAGGCGAAGCGCCTCCACGCGCGCGTGCACGTCCTGCACCTGTCCTCCAGCGACGCACTGCCCCTGATCGCCGCCGCCCGGGCCGAGGGCGTGCGCATCACGGTGGAGACCTGCCCGCACTATCTGACCCTGACCGCCGAGGAAGTCCCGGACGGTGCCAGCGAGTTCAAGTGCTGCCCGCCCATCCGCGAGGCGGCCAACCAGGATCTGCTCTGGCAGGCGCTGGCGGACGGCACCATCGACTGTGTGGTCACCGACCACTCGCCGTCGACGGCCGACCTCAAGACCGACGACTTCGCCACCGCCTGGGGAGGCATCTCCGGCCTTCAGCTCAGCCTGGCCGCCGTGTGGACCGAGGCGCGCCGGCGCGGCCACGGCCTGGAGGACGTCGTGCGCTGGATGTCGACGCGTACGGCGGCCCTGGTGGGCCTGTCCGAGAAGGGCGCCATCGAGGCCGGCCGCGACGCGGACTTCGCCGTCCTTGCCCCCGACGAAACGTTCACCGTGGACCCGGCGGCCCTCCAGCACCGCAACCGCGTGACGGCGTACGCGGGCAAGACCCTGTACGGGGTGGTGAAGTCCACCTGGCTGCGCGGCGAACGCATCGTCGCGGACGGCGAGTTCACCGAGCCGAAGGGCCGACTGCTGACCCGTACCCCCTGA
- a CDS encoding ribonuclease domain-containing protein codes for MRFPPRISGIGAAGALLSALLVGGTVSATTAEAAASSVGSICYSDLPSQAYTTLRLIDQGGPFPYSQDGVVFQNRERVLPQQPTGYYHEYTVKTPGSSTRGARRIVTGEEYQEDYYTADHYATFDLIDFGC; via the coding sequence ATGAGATTCCCCCCACGAATCAGTGGCATCGGCGCCGCGGGCGCCCTCCTGTCCGCCCTCCTCGTCGGCGGTACGGTCTCCGCCACCACGGCGGAGGCGGCTGCCTCGTCCGTCGGCAGCATCTGCTACAGCGACCTGCCCTCGCAGGCGTACACCACCCTGAGGCTCATCGACCAGGGCGGTCCGTTCCCGTACTCGCAGGACGGGGTCGTCTTCCAGAACCGCGAACGCGTCCTGCCCCAGCAGCCGACCGGCTACTACCACGAGTACACGGTGAAGACCCCCGGCTCCTCCACGCGCGGTGCGCGGCGCATCGTCACCGGTGAGGAGTACCAGGAGGACTACTACACGGCGGACCACTACGCCACGTTCGACCTGATCGACTTCGGCTGCTGA
- a CDS encoding Arc family DNA-binding protein, whose amino-acid sequence MSSWHDFSREDQKRISLRLPTDLHARLVERARADRRSLNSEIVHLLEVALSPDGGDDQSP is encoded by the coding sequence GTGTCGTCATGGCACGATTTTAGCCGGGAAGACCAGAAGCGGATCTCTCTCCGCCTGCCAACGGACCTGCATGCACGCCTGGTTGAGAGAGCGCGTGCCGACCGGCGGTCCCTCAACTCCGAGATCGTCCACCTGCTCGAGGTCGCGCTCAGCCCGGACGGTGGAGACGACCAATCGCCCTGA
- a CDS encoding SelT/SelW/SelH family protein translates to MSGRVEIEYCTQCRWLPRAAWLAQELLTTFEEELTELALKPGKGGVFVVRVGDEVVWDRREQGFPEPTAVKRAVRDRVAPGKSLGHSEG, encoded by the coding sequence ATGAGCGGGCGCGTCGAGATCGAGTACTGCACCCAGTGCCGCTGGCTGCCGCGTGCCGCCTGGCTCGCGCAGGAGTTGCTGACGACCTTCGAGGAGGAGCTGACCGAGCTCGCCCTCAAGCCCGGCAAGGGCGGGGTCTTCGTGGTCCGCGTGGGCGACGAGGTGGTCTGGGACCGGCGGGAGCAGGGTTTCCCGGAGCCCACGGCGGTGAAGCGGGCCGTACGCGACCGAGTGGCCCCGGGAAAGTCCCTGGGCCACTCGGAAGGATGA